The genome window AACGGATATAAATCATTCGCATTGGTAACTAGAACTGGTGGTCCATCATTTATCCCAGAGGTAATTCCTACAAATGAACGTAACTACAACTTACCTTCATACGATATCGACCCTGTTATCGATAATGATGCTGCGAAGGTAGGCACACACCAAGTAGTTAAACATAGAGGTGGCGTTACTGATTTTGTTAGACCTAAACGTTTCCCTTATCCTAACAGAGAGCTTAATGTAAATGCTTCAAACGTTGAAGAAGCAATTACAAGACAAAGAGGAAATGTAGGTGCTGCAACTCACTTTATTGCCATTCCACAATGGTATAGTAAGAAATAGATTAGATTGATTGTAATACCAAAGGCCGCCTCATAATTATTTGAGATGGCCTTTTTCTTATCAAAATATACCTGAAAAATTACGCTCAGAATTATGCTTAATGCCACAAAAGAGAAAATTCAGTATTAGAAACCTCTCTGTAATAGGTTACATTTACAAAAACAGCCATAAAAGTATCAAAAACGACATTTCACAGTTATACATGTAATATAAATTGTTCTAAATAATAGTAAAATGTAAGATATTGTAATAACCAAACTACCTCTCTAAGCGCCCCTTTCAGAGTAATATTGAAGAAACAAAACGCATGTTATTATGTATCGCACAACTATTACTCCACGCTACTTGAATAAATTATTAAAGAAGTTTATTAGACTAAAAGCATCTATTCATCTAGACAAAATCCCTTCTTATCGTAAACATAATATTAACCGGAAATTAGAATTGATAAAGAAGAGGCTCCAACACCACAAATTTCAATTTGGTTTATCAGTATCTCTACTTCTATTTACCCACTCTACTAAATCCTTAGGACAAAATATATTTAATGCTTCAACCGATCTAAACCCTAACTCAGGCTACAATATCCAAGGAGTCTATTATTATGGTCGAATGGGTAGATCTATGGATGGTATTGGTGACTTTAACGGCGATGGTTACAATGATTTTGTGATGAGTGGATTGGTTGGAGATCCAGATATTAGAGATACAGCAGATGAATTAAGCTATTTTATTATCCTTGGATCACCAGAGAAAAGAGATCAAAATTTACAGCAAAATGAACTTCCAGACGATATGCTTTTCGAGATAAAAAGTCATATCAGCAGATTTTATGAGGTGTATGGTATTGGAGATATCAATGGAGATCATAAAGATGATATCATGGTACGTACAGGCAGAAGTACCTATAATGTCATTTATGGAAAATCCGTCGACGAAAATGATCAGCCATTGGAATTAGCTTCTTTCACTCCCGAAGATGGTTTTGTGGTAGAATCAAATACCGAAATTTCTGCGGCTGGTCAAGCGGGGTTATACAATAAAGATGAATTAAATGATATGGTATTTGCAACACCAAAACATGCTTACATATTAATGGGTAATAATTACTTCAGTGATACCCTTCACCTGAATGAACTCAACCTTGGAGTGGAAGCTACTCGAATTAATGTAAACTGGGGTACCTATGAATGGATTGATGGTGTAAATACTATCGGTGATATAAATCACGATGGCTTTGATGATATAGGCATTAATAAATTTACTGGTAGCTGGTCTTCTGCTGACACTTTATATGTTATTTATGGAAAGGAAAATATCAGTGAGAGTATTGCTTATAGTGATGTCAAAGATGAAAATGGTTTCAAAATTACTGCTTTAACAGATGGCTTTGGAAGCAAAGCACCATCAACAAGCAGTGTTTTCGAAAGTATAGGAGACATAAACGGAGATGGTTTCAATGATTTAGCTATTGGTCGTAGTTATTATTATGAATATAACGAACATGCACATATTATTTTTGGCAATGATTCTTCATTCAATGACCTATTATTTCTAGATAGTCTCGATGGTTCTGATGGATTTGATTTAGGAACTTTTGAGGGAGGATACTATAGCATGTTCATTGGAGGAAAAGGCGATGTAGATGGAGATGGTATCGACGATATTGCAGTAAGTATTGGAAATGATGAAACCTACATTCTTTTTGGAGAAGATAAAACATATACCGATCAAATTAACTTCGATGATTTAAAATCACATCAAAAACTAAAAATAGATACTGAAGGCAGACATAGAGATGATGATCATGATTGGATTGAATTGTTGGATGTAAATAACGATGGGATTGATGATATTATCATTGCTAAAACAGGTATCGCCTTTCAAAAGGATGATGTTGAAAATGGAGAAGTAAATATCATCTACGGCTCACCCGAACTAAGACCTCTTGAGAGTCAAAAAGAAAAAGTGGAACTCTCTGAGAAAATTGCTGATTCAGGTGATTTTAATGGAGACGGTCATGAAGATTTACTACTTTTTAATAGAAATACGGCTTATATCG of Flammeovirga agarivorans contains these proteins:
- a CDS encoding FG-GAP-like repeat-containing protein — translated: MYRTTITPRYLNKLLKKFIRLKASIHLDKIPSYRKHNINRKLELIKKRLQHHKFQFGLSVSLLLFTHSTKSLGQNIFNASTDLNPNSGYNIQGVYYYGRMGRSMDGIGDFNGDGYNDFVMSGLVGDPDIRDTADELSYFIILGSPEKRDQNLQQNELPDDMLFEIKSHISRFYEVYGIGDINGDHKDDIMVRTGRSTYNVIYGKSVDENDQPLELASFTPEDGFVVESNTEISAAGQAGLYNKDELNDMVFATPKHAYILMGNNYFSDTLHLNELNLGVEATRINVNWGTYEWIDGVNTIGDINHDGFDDIGINKFTGSWSSADTLYVIYGKENISESIAYSDVKDENGFKITALTDGFGSKAPSTSSVFESIGDINGDGFNDLAIGRSYYYEYNEHAHIIFGNDSSFNDLLFLDSLDGSDGFDLGTFEGGYYSMFIGGKGDVDGDGIDDIAVSIGNDETYILFGEDKTYTDQINFDDLKSHQKLKIDTEGRHRDDDHDWIELLDVNNDGIDDIIIAKTGIAFQKDDVENGEVNIIYGSPELRPLESQKEKVELSEKIADSGDFNGDGHEDLLLFNRNTAYIVFGDGTSIPSTEISEVNNKLTIKNDIGFSILKAVDLNNDGIDDIIAKDYLTLEVMWGKQNFDTDTINWGDFTQEDGMKITSESAYHLGNTIMPMDDFNGDGINDVAIFDYYREYDSKHSSYILFGSDEAFPQEIAIDHLEAGDGLEFTASGNYWSAKLMTGDFNGDGISDLASGLYPENTLEVVYGKKEGFSEQKMHWNNLFDGVNGFKIDNTAEEGFSMTDFTLSGDINHDGKSDIIMVGGLDWYSERDQKTQVIVYYGTDSTDALVKTDSINGQNGFIIPIDNENINVCSGVDFNGDGVDDFFIGATGNGNQQGSYVIYGDCELPESNSISLSELVVGNRGEYFQSKYNFGDVLFDINADNLIDLQYNNASFLISSASELHDCLESQEEEHQESNDEEDDNTTTEEDNSEEENNNDGQNEEDNDKEEDNNDEEITDPDDDPISASSLDHQNIIFYPNPTTNRLYFSGVYRKDTIRIFDGLGKLITVQSGESPFIDTSNWRKGIYLVAVKNKRYKIVKQ